One window from the genome of Dermacentor silvarum isolate Dsil-2018 chromosome 7, BIME_Dsil_1.4, whole genome shotgun sequence encodes:
- the LOC119458660 gene encoding translin-associated protein X-like, producing MPEGRRHSDSNESRTPVVKMFRTLQAQLDDRYDRSERLARLGRDVATESRRIVTLLNRADSDGERDEVLVEAHRRLCELNDSALREMGADLKGQDYYLYLRSFTVGLQEYVRAVTFFHYLKDGRLVTLDEVNKALVFEVQAEEPESDMAALNGPTASPDDKSPEGDTHFSLEVTPTDYLYGVADMAGELGRMSVSALGRGDLEEPGAICRFLRDLYAGFVSCGFVAVQSTWRSRDASHRTWALLQNVLEVEKTCYAVRLHGSKVPQAVLSLLDPPI from the exons ATGCCCGAGGGCAGACGTCACTCCGATTCTAACGAATCTCGGACGCCGGTCGTCAAGATGTTCCGGACTCTCCAAGCGCAGCTGGACGACCGCTACGATCGCTCCGAGCGTCTGGCGAGACTCGGACGTGACGTCGCCACCGAAAGCAGACGCATCGTTACTTTGCTGAATCGTGCTGATAG CGATGGCGAACGGGACGAGGTTCTAGTGGAAGCCCACCGCAGGCTGTGCGAGTTGAACGATTCGGCACTCCGTGAGATGGGCGCCGACTTGAAGGGGCAGGACTACTACTTGTACCTGCGGTCGTTCACAGTGG GTCTTCAAGAGTACGTGAGAGCGGTGACATTTTTTCACTACCTGAAAGATGGCCGCTTGGTAACCTTGGATGAGGTCAACAAGGCTCTGGTCTTTGAGGTGCAAGCTGAG GAACCGGAGAGCGACATGGCCGCCCTCAATGGACCCACAGCGTCGCCCGACGACAAGTCGCCCGAAGGCGACACACACTTCTCGCTGGAGGTCACGCCCACCGACTACCTGTACGGCGTCGCCGACATGGCGGGGGAACTGGGACGCATGTCCGTCAGCGCGCTCGGGCGAGGAGACCTGGAGGAACCGGGCGCGATTTGCCGCTTTCTGAGAGACCTGTACGCCGGGTTCGTGTCGTGCGGTTTCGTGGCCGTTCAGAGCACGTGGCGAAGTCGCGACGCTTCCCACAGGACGTGGGCGCTGTTGCAGAACGTGCTCGAAGTCGAGAAGACCTGCTACGCCGTCAGGCTTCACGGCTCGAAGGTTCCACAGGCGGTGCTGTCGCTGCTCGATCCTCCCATTTGA